One region of Pagrus major chromosome 5, Pma_NU_1.0 genomic DNA includes:
- the LOC140995916 gene encoding uncharacterized protein — MNPPLIISTNSVSTTRRKREAERSVNWTVEETQVLLCAWSDERVQKSLAENLRNRHVFKHLSARMSEMGFSRSPHQCRLRVKTLKANYVRAKLQRSVDSSQPCTFKYFADMDAVLGRRSAEGEGGPYFVSQERMAERHLDSIDRRGSIPADLNSNTEISGHHFGSSGRTGRQHLSSLEEIGGRQSWQLDSEVKLEDREDSTDEFEFSNTGFPQHPRDRRHEAYLESPIHREITGTLVDNSLSSPSPHVVPPPPAPSPPPLTQSAATPLPTPTDPSPNPLPTSGNHHPESTCLEPALKHLSECFQRLVSETRGLMVQLESQRQEQAHWHQELLSQWLQREERRQRETAEREERREKARMEHEIRVLELLTSLAREPGCKCGGSKTVAEAPTGPNHTMNTGGN, encoded by the exons GAAAACGAGAAGCTGAGCGCTCAGTCAACTGGACAGTGGAGGAGACTCAGGTGCTGCTGTGCGCCTGGAGCGACGAGCGCGTCCAAAAGAGTTTGGCAGAAAACCTTCGCAACCGCCATGTCTTCAAACACCTCTCTGCCCGCATGAGTGAAATGGGTTTCTCTCGTAGTCCACACCAGTGCAGGCTGCGGGTCAAAACTCTGAAGGCTAACTACGTGAGAGCCAAACTACAGAGGAGCGTCGACAGCTCGCAGCCTTGTACTTTCAAATACTTTGCAGACATGGATGCTGTGCTGGGCCGGAGGTCAGCGGAAGGGGAAGGAGGGCCCTATTTTGTTTCTCAGGAACGGATGGCAGAACGCCACCTTGACTCCATTGACAGGAGAGGAAGTATCCCTGCAGATTTAAATTCTAATACAGAAATTAGTGGGCACCATTTTGGTTCCTCAGGGAGGACAGGAAGACAACATTTGAGCTCTTTGGAGGAGATAGGAGGCCGTCAGTCCTGGCAGCTGGATTCTGAAGTCAAGTTGGAGGACAGAGAAGATTCAACGGATGAGTTTGAGTTCAGCAATACAGGATTCCCACAGCATCCAAGAGACAGACGACATGAAGCTTACCTGGAATCACCCATCCATCGAGAAATTACTG GTACACTCGTGGATAACAGCTTGAGCAGTCCTTCCCCACATGTAGTaccacctccacctgctccttctcctccccctcttacCCAATCCGCTGCTACTCCACTCCCCACACCCACAGATCCAAGCCCCAACCCCCTGCCCACCTCTGGCAACCACCACCCTGAGTCCACCTGCCTGGAGCCTGCACTTAAGCACCTGTCAGAGTGCTTCCAGCGGCTTGTATCTGAGACCCGGGGCCTGATGGTGCAGCTGGAGAGTCAACGGCAGGAGCAGGCCCACTGGCATCAGGAGCTCCTGTCCCAGTGGCTGCAGAGGGAGGAGCGCCGGCAGAGGGAGACggctgagagagaggagaggagggagaaagctCGCATGGAGCATGAGATCAGAGTCCTGGAGCTCCTCACCAGTCTAGCCAGAGAACCTGGGTGTAAATGTGGAGGCAGTAAGACAGTAGCAGAGGCGCCAACTGGTCCAAATCATACCATGAACACAGGCGGCAATTAG